The Acipenser ruthenus chromosome 37, fAciRut3.2 maternal haplotype, whole genome shotgun sequence genome has a window encoding:
- the LOC131706810 gene encoding zinc finger protein 703-B-like: MNVSPCGYTERNSDDGCIDNNNTADSFSVFSPEKELKKSCPVSSLFPSDPVRQAKRLPIRVLKMLSAHTGHLMHPEYLQPLTSAPISIELDAKKSPLALLAQTCSQIGKPDPPPCSKLNSATSNGVSDKDSANRSAHPSTKHGAGDHHQSVDDKSSFKPYAKAGGESRKDGSNSGNGDSNKAGYRLPGGACTPFPPHPASSPNSRVGSPQQQQGHTPHEAKQSGDLISQDKKEQQELSRSAEAQLANSSHVRASANSSNASSQCSPHHGGSDAGKAEPPQPQQQQHGHAALGSGHVAPVSPYKPGHSVYPLPPSSLGYHGSIVGAYAGYPTHYGLDHTKTSLVGGQLGVPGKHPSSSPLTGASPPSFMQGLCRDPYCLTYPNAPHLGGSNCSSCVHDHSSTLKSGYPLVYPTHPLHSLHASPLTSSATPTLSGHPLYTYGFMLQNDPAPHICNWVSASGPCDKRFASSEELLAHLRTHTALPGADKLLAGYPGASCHLHLPSTSPGSPTALPGTFSLRSPHSLGLSRYHPYSKSHMPASGLPVHALQTAPYYSPYALYSQRLTSASALGYQ, from the exons ATGAACGTTTCTCCTTGTGGATATACTGAAAGAAACAGCGACGACGGCTGCATCGATAACAACAACACCGCCGATTCCTTCTCCGTCTTCTCTCCCGAGAAAGAGCTCAAGAAATCGTGTCCGGTTTCTTCCCTGTTTCCGTCGGATCCCGTCAGACAGGCTAAGCGCCTGCCGATCCGGGTTTTGAAGATGCTGAGTGCGCATACCGGGCACTTAATGCATCCGGAGTACCTGCAGCCGCTGACATCCGCGCCGATCAGCATCGAG ttggatGCTAAGAAGAGCCCGTTGGCCCTGCTGGCTCAGACCTGCTCCCAGATCGGAAAGCCGGATCCCCCGCCTTGCTCCAAGCTAAACTCCGCGACTTCCAACGGCGTCAGCGACAAGGACTCTGCAAACAGATCGGCCCATCCTAGCACGAAACACGGCGCCGGCGACCACCACCAGTCCGTCGACGACAAGTCAAGCTTCAAGCCTTATGCCAAAGCCGGGGGCGAGTCGAGGAAGGACGGCTCCAACTCGGGGAACGGAGACAGCAACAAAGCGGGCTACCGGCTACCCGGCGGCGCCTGCACGCCTTTCCCCCCGCACCCCGCCTCCTCCCCGAATTCCCGGGTCGGCTCCCCGCAGCAGCAGCAAGGACACACGCCGCACGAAGCGAAACAGAGCGGCGATTTAATCAGCCAGGATAAAAAGGAGCAGCAAGAGCTCTCCAGGTCTGCGGAAGCTCAGCTGGCCAACTCCAGCCACGTCCGGGCCAGCGCCAACTCGAGCAACGCCAGCTCCCAGTGCAGCCCGCACCACGGCGGCAGCGACGCGGGGAAAGCGGAGCCGCCGCagccgcagcagcagcagcacgggCACGCCGCGTTGGGGTCGGGCCACGTCGCGCCGGTGTCCCCTTACAAACCGGGCCACTCCGTGTACCCGCTACCGCCTTCCAGCTTGGGTTACCACGGCTCCATCGTGGGGGCCTACGCCGGCTACCCCACACATTACGGTTTGGATCATACCAAGACCAGCCTGGTTGGGGGGCAGCTCGGGGTGCCTGGAAAACACCCGAGCTCCAGCCCACTGACGGGCGCCTCCCCGCCTTCTTTCATGCAAGGATTATGCCGGGACCCTTACTGTCTGACGTACCCCAACGCGCCCCACTTGGGGGGCAGCAACTGCTCGTCCTGCGTCCACGACCACTCCTCCACGCTGAAATCGGGGTACCCCCTGGTGTACCCCACCCACCCCCTGCACTCCCTCCACGCCTCCCCCCTCACCTCCAGCGCCACCCCAACCCTCTCGGGGCACCCGCTCTACACCTACGGCTTCATGCTGCAGAACGACCCGGCGCCGCACATTTGTAACTGGGTGTCGGCCAGCGGACCGTGCGATAAGCGCTTCGCCTCTTCGGAGGAGCTGCTGGCCCACCTCCGAACCCACACAGCCCTCCCCGGGGCGGACAAGCTGCTGGCGGGGTACCCGGGTGCATcgtgccacctccacctcccttCCACGAGCCCGGGTAGCCCGACCGCTTTACCCGGTACCTTCTCGTTGAGAAGCCCGCACAGCCTGGGACTGAGCCGGTACCATCCTTACAGCAAGAGCCACATGCCAGCAAGCGGGCTGCCCGTGCATGCGCTGCAGACCGCGCCTTACTACTCCCCTTACGCACTCTACAGCCAGAGACTGACGTCAGCTTCCGCTTTAGGTTATCAGTAG